The following coding sequences lie in one Aquabacterium olei genomic window:
- a CDS encoding TetR/AcrR family transcriptional regulator yields the protein MPRAHTVPPRPYHHGNLRQALIEATLALAEETGIEQVSLREVAKRVGVSSGAPFRHFADKRALMTAIAEEATRQLRLMVERDQHACSGTAADRLKALGHSFLAWATGHPTQFRLVSNRALFDFAASPSLAGHFAVVRELTVQLVEQAQREGALPASQQAAELALALRGSAYGLARMAVDGQLPQWNVASSDQAAVLRRSLDLIVDAMTRATPSTPRP from the coding sequence ATGCCTCGCGCTCACACCGTCCCGCCGCGTCCGTATCACCACGGCAACCTGCGCCAGGCGCTGATCGAAGCGACGCTCGCACTGGCAGAGGAAACCGGCATCGAGCAGGTCAGCCTGCGCGAGGTGGCCAAACGGGTGGGCGTGTCCTCGGGCGCGCCTTTCCGGCACTTTGCGGACAAGCGCGCGCTGATGACGGCCATCGCCGAGGAGGCCACCCGCCAGTTGCGCCTGATGGTGGAGCGTGACCAGCACGCCTGCAGCGGCACGGCCGCCGACCGGCTGAAAGCCCTGGGTCACAGCTTCCTGGCCTGGGCCACCGGGCACCCCACGCAATTCCGCCTGGTGTCCAACCGCGCCCTGTTCGATTTCGCAGCCTCGCCCAGCCTGGCCGGGCACTTCGCCGTGGTGCGTGAACTCACGGTGCAGTTGGTCGAACAGGCACAGCGGGAAGGCGCCCTGCCGGCCTCGCAGCAGGCCGCCGAACTGGCGCTGGCCTTGCGCGGCAGCGCCTATGGCCTGGCCCGCATGGCGGTGGACGGGCAGTTACCGCAATGGAACGTGGCGTCCTCCGATCAGGCTGCGGTGCTGCGACGAAGCCTCGACCTCATCGTGGACGCCATGACGCGGGCTACGCCATCAACGCCGCGCCCTTGA
- a CDS encoding cyclic nucleotide-binding domain-containing protein, with translation MHTSSLLRFAEKGNFSQMRAFAGDVLYTEGMPGTHMYVIKEGEVDIYMVREEKRVVVETLSRGQCFGLTPHLPKGRRINNAAARTYCELYLVDNQSVEPHVQATPELARSVLHTLSDRLSAAHELIATRVNYQPDILIYAQLLYLLGIADVGKQAVVKAEAAGKQALASPLLQDVVMNARIMFAHSDKHIRTCLAKLLNLHLIRIEDEKGTGKRVLFSPRDIVSQARKVTDSTANDADKLSYEYISVDEFAAMVDVERPVLLRKLAGGDFSDDVFTFRKTEIMRLLDEKGRRFFAERKIKTPDEFTDILDIEFADQKTVFAVVSKVDTFQLAKLLSSISEEAVKQKIVASLSRSKREEIESDLKDMKPADPIEVQQIGGAIIKAVKELMTKGA, from the coding sequence ATGCACACCAGCTCCCTCCTCCGGTTTGCCGAGAAAGGCAACTTCTCCCAGATGCGCGCCTTTGCCGGCGACGTGCTCTACACCGAGGGCATGCCCGGCACGCACATGTACGTGATCAAGGAGGGCGAGGTCGACATCTACATGGTGCGCGAGGAAAAGCGCGTGGTCGTCGAGACGCTGAGCCGGGGTCAGTGCTTCGGCCTGACACCGCACCTTCCCAAGGGGCGGCGCATCAACAACGCCGCCGCACGCACCTACTGCGAGCTTTATCTGGTCGACAACCAGTCGGTCGAGCCCCATGTGCAGGCCACCCCCGAGCTGGCCCGCAGCGTGCTGCACACCCTGTCCGACCGCCTCTCGGCCGCGCACGAGCTGATCGCCACACGCGTCAACTACCAGCCCGACATCCTGATCTATGCGCAACTGCTCTACCTGCTGGGCATCGCAGACGTCGGCAAGCAGGCGGTCGTGAAGGCAGAGGCCGCCGGCAAGCAGGCGCTCGCCAGCCCGTTGCTGCAGGACGTCGTGATGAATGCGCGCATCATGTTTGCCCACTCGGACAAGCACATCCGCACCTGCCTGGCCAAGCTGCTGAACCTCCACCTCATCCGCATCGAAGACGAAAAGGGCACGGGCAAGCGGGTGCTGTTCTCCCCGCGTGACATCGTCAGCCAGGCGCGCAAGGTGACGGACAGCACCGCGAACGACGCCGACAAGCTGAGCTACGAGTACATCAGCGTGGACGAGTTTGCCGCGATGGTCGATGTGGAACGCCCGGTGCTGCTGCGCAAGCTCGCGGGCGGCGACTTCTCCGACGATGTCTTTACCTTCCGCAAGACCGAGATCATGCGGCTGCTCGACGAGAAGGGCCGCCGCTTCTTTGCCGAGCGCAAGATCAAGACGCCGGACGAGTTCACCGACATCCTCGACATCGAGTTCGCCGATCAGAAGACCGTCTTTGCCGTGGTGTCGAAGGTCGACACCTTCCAGCTGGCCAAGCTGCTCTCATCGATCAGCGAAGAAGCGGTCAAGCAGAAGATCGTCGCCTCGCTGTCGCGCAGCAAGCGGGAGGAGATCGAGAGCGACCTGAAGGACATGAAGCCGGCCGATCCGATCGAAGTGCAGCAGATCGGTGGCGCCATCATCAAGGCCGTGAAGGAACTGATGACGAAGGGCGCCTGA
- the modD gene encoding ModD protein: MPAVLHDAALQALLLEDAPYGDLTTDSLGLQGLTGRVVFAARQPMTVCGSEEAVRLFQLCGAEAHVLTPTGRHVLAGTELLAAHGPAPAVLLAWKVAQALVACSSGVASEVGRIVTVLRAAGCGQALACAGPAFPGTRAWMAKAVQAGGGIMHRLGLSESLLLCPEHRLFTDEHSLDDTVGRLRKLQPQKRLVAECGAMEEALALAASGADVLQLERFTPEAVRACRLALHTSRLHPMLVVSGGVDGDSAVAYAEAGADVLVSSAPCHAPPCDVEVRFSRDV; the protein is encoded by the coding sequence ATGCCCGCCGTGCTCCACGACGCTGCGCTGCAGGCGCTGCTGCTTGAAGACGCCCCCTATGGGGACCTCACCACCGACAGCCTTGGTCTGCAGGGGCTGACGGGCCGGGTGGTGTTCGCGGCGCGCCAGCCGATGACGGTGTGTGGCAGCGAGGAGGCCGTCCGGCTGTTCCAGTTGTGCGGGGCCGAAGCGCATGTGCTGACCCCGACGGGGCGCCACGTCTTGGCGGGCACCGAGTTGCTCGCGGCCCACGGGCCGGCGCCCGCCGTGCTGCTCGCGTGGAAGGTGGCGCAGGCACTGGTGGCCTGCAGCAGCGGTGTGGCCAGTGAAGTGGGCCGCATCGTGACCGTGTTGCGGGCGGCGGGTTGCGGTCAGGCGCTGGCCTGCGCGGGCCCCGCCTTTCCGGGGACACGGGCGTGGATGGCCAAGGCGGTGCAGGCCGGCGGCGGCATCATGCACCGGCTGGGGCTGTCGGAGTCGCTGTTGCTGTGTCCCGAGCACCGGCTGTTCACCGACGAGCACAGCCTGGACGACACCGTGGGCCGCCTGCGCAAGCTGCAGCCGCAAAAGCGGCTCGTGGCCGAGTGCGGTGCGATGGAGGAGGCGCTGGCGCTGGCCGCCTCGGGCGCCGATGTGTTGCAGCTCGAGCGCTTCACCCCCGAGGCCGTGCGCGCCTGCAGGCTCGCCTTGCACACCAGCCGCCTGCACCCCATGCTGGTCGTGTCCGGGGGCGTGGACGGCGACAGCGCCGTGGCCTATGCGGAGGCCGGCGCCGATGTGCTGGTGTCATCGGCGCCATGCCACGCACCTCCTTGTGATGTGGAAGTGCGCTTCTCGCGTGACGTGTGA
- a CDS encoding PEP-CTERM sorting domain-containing protein produces MKHFKHLFLASLLATTFSAQAAATLGSNLIVNGDAESGTAGWELFDGHDLFQSVSYGSNWVLPTQPGPADRGSRMFAGVGAQSAGYQLVELGSLSGQPLHYSLSGWLGGWLAQNDNALLYVSFLDSTSTEIGHAALGPMMPADRNNQSGLFYREDNGLLPVGTMSVMFSLSMERLSGGDNDGYADNLSFVLQAAPVPEPSEHLLALAGLGVMGVASVMRRARRQAA; encoded by the coding sequence ATGAAGCACTTCAAGCACCTCTTCCTGGCCAGCCTGTTGGCCACCACCTTCAGCGCACAGGCCGCGGCCACGCTGGGCAGCAACCTCATCGTCAACGGCGATGCCGAGTCCGGTACGGCCGGCTGGGAGCTGTTCGACGGCCACGACCTGTTCCAGTCGGTGTCCTATGGCAGCAACTGGGTCCTGCCGACGCAGCCGGGGCCCGCAGACCGCGGCAGCAGGATGTTCGCCGGCGTCGGCGCACAGAGCGCGGGCTATCAGCTGGTCGAACTGGGCTCGCTGTCGGGCCAGCCCCTGCACTACTCGCTGAGCGGCTGGCTGGGCGGCTGGCTGGCGCAGAACGACAACGCGCTGCTGTACGTCTCCTTCCTGGACAGCACCTCGACCGAGATCGGCCACGCCGCACTCGGCCCCATGATGCCGGCCGACCGGAACAACCAATCGGGCCTGTTCTACCGCGAAGACAATGGGCTGCTGCCCGTCGGCACGATGTCGGTGATGTTCTCGCTGTCGATGGAACGCCTGTCCGGCGGCGACAACGACGGCTATGCCGACAACCTGTCCTTCGTGCTGCAGGCCGCCCCGGTGCCCGAGCCGTCGGAACACCTGCTGGCCCTCGCCGGGCTGGGCGTGATGGGTGTGGCCAGCGTGATGCGCCGCGCGCGTCGTCAGGCCGCCTGA
- a CDS encoding phosphocholine-specific phospholipase C: MNQQDRRSFLRNIGSAVGASAALASFPPAIQRALAIPANQRTGTIHDVEHIVILTQENRSFDHYFGTLAGVRGFGDPFPVPVVDRVGTFARKSVFVQPIGGGAPVPGRPNWGSNRAAIAPFHLNTEQDFSVMRVSGTPHSWTDAQAAWDHGRMNNWPKAKQNHSLGYFKESDLPFQFALARAFTLCDHYHCATQTGTNTNRLFLWTAHNDPLARDGGPSTDNSHDWFNPDRSTDYTWMTYVERLQDAGVSWQVYQNMADNFTDNSLAGFRAFRDAWYMRPGYSQALRERGVSTRDLDMLKADVLANRLPQVSWIVATAEGSEHPGPSSPAQGADYTARVLDALTANPEVWSKTVLIVNFDENDGFFDHMPPPAPPSFLSYHPEPAQARLAGASTVDTTGEYHHHLNGSDPQYHHRPYGFGPRVPMYVVSPWSKGGWVNSQVADHSSVIRFIEARFGVAEPMISAWRRTVSGDLTSCFDFANPEDSAFIEALPATEARRLRALALPSTKTPATPTTLIAPEQDRGVRPARALPYDLQAHATVNNQGVTLRFENHGEAGAVFHVYNRRALTEVPRRYTVEPGRHLEDRWVVTPGNPYDLWILGPNGWHRHVTGVVPGTSAAVPVPSVTVSSDRTNAELVVTLRNDGTVPATFSLRTLRYEDGPAQELTVPARGTHTLRRPLPDHCWYDLSVRVPQLAGWSRRFAGHLETGAPSISDPAMGGIAILDQYTV, from the coding sequence ATGAATCAGCAAGACCGCCGCAGTTTTCTGCGCAACATTGGCTCGGCCGTCGGCGCCAGTGCCGCCCTTGCCAGCTTTCCGCCTGCCATCCAGCGCGCCCTGGCCATCCCGGCCAACCAGCGCACGGGCACGATCCACGATGTCGAGCACATCGTGATCCTCACGCAGGAAAACCGCTCGTTCGACCACTACTTCGGCACACTGGCCGGCGTGCGCGGCTTCGGTGACCCGTTCCCGGTGCCGGTCGTCGACCGCGTGGGCACCTTTGCGCGCAAATCGGTCTTCGTGCAACCCATTGGCGGCGGCGCCCCCGTGCCCGGCCGCCCGAACTGGGGCAGCAACCGCGCCGCGATCGCCCCCTTCCACCTCAACACCGAGCAGGACTTCTCGGTGATGCGCGTGTCCGGCACGCCGCACTCGTGGACGGACGCGCAGGCCGCCTGGGACCACGGCCGCATGAACAACTGGCCCAAGGCCAAGCAGAACCACTCGCTGGGCTACTTCAAGGAAAGCGACCTGCCCTTCCAGTTCGCCCTGGCGCGCGCCTTCACGCTGTGCGACCACTATCACTGCGCGACGCAGACCGGCACCAACACCAACCGCCTCTTCCTCTGGACCGCGCACAACGACCCGCTGGCCCGCGATGGCGGCCCGTCGACCGACAACAGCCACGACTGGTTCAACCCTGACCGCTCGACCGATTACACCTGGATGACCTATGTCGAGCGTCTTCAGGACGCTGGGGTGAGCTGGCAGGTCTACCAGAACATGGCGGACAACTTCACCGACAACTCGCTGGCGGGCTTCCGCGCCTTCCGCGACGCCTGGTACATGCGGCCCGGTTACTCACAGGCCCTGCGTGAGCGCGGTGTCAGCACGCGTGACCTCGACATGCTGAAGGCCGACGTGCTGGCCAATCGCCTGCCGCAGGTGAGCTGGATCGTGGCCACCGCCGAAGGCTCGGAGCACCCGGGCCCCTCCAGCCCGGCACAGGGCGCAGACTACACCGCGCGGGTGCTGGACGCCCTGACGGCCAATCCGGAGGTCTGGAGCAAGACAGTGCTGATCGTCAACTTCGACGAGAACGACGGCTTCTTCGATCACATGCCGCCGCCGGCACCGCCTTCTTTCCTCAGCTACCACCCCGAGCCGGCCCAGGCGCGCCTGGCGGGCGCATCCACCGTGGACACCACCGGCGAGTACCACCATCACCTCAACGGCTCCGATCCGCAATACCACCATCGGCCTTACGGCTTCGGCCCGCGCGTGCCGATGTACGTCGTCTCACCGTGGAGCAAGGGCGGCTGGGTGAACTCGCAGGTGGCCGATCACAGCTCGGTGATCCGCTTCATCGAAGCCCGGTTCGGCGTGGCCGAGCCGATGATCTCGGCATGGCGACGCACGGTGAGCGGCGATCTGACCAGCTGCTTTGACTTCGCCAACCCGGAAGACAGCGCCTTCATCGAAGCCCTGCCTGCCACCGAGGCCCGCCGACTGCGCGCCCTTGCCCTGCCGAGCACCAAGACACCGGCCACGCCGACCACGCTGATCGCGCCCGAGCAGGACCGCGGCGTGCGCCCGGCCCGCGCGCTGCCCTACGACCTGCAGGCCCATGCCACGGTCAACAACCAGGGGGTGACGCTGCGCTTCGAGAACCATGGCGAAGCCGGTGCCGTCTTCCACGTCTACAACCGCCGCGCGCTGACCGAAGTGCCCCGCCGCTACACGGTCGAGCCGGGCCGTCATCTGGAAGACCGTTGGGTGGTGACCCCGGGCAACCCGTACGACCTGTGGATCCTCGGTCCGAACGGCTGGCACCGCCACGTCACCGGTGTGGTGCCGGGCACCAGCGCGGCCGTGCCGGTGCCTTCGGTGACGGTGTCCAGCGACCGCACCAACGCCGAACTGGTCGTGACCCTGCGCAACGACGGCACGGTGCCGGCCACGTTCAGCCTGCGCACGCTGCGCTACGAAGACGGTCCCGCCCAGGAGCTGACCGTGCCCGCACGTGGCACCCACACCCTGCGCCGCCCGCTGCCCGACCACTGCTGGTACGACCTCAGCGTGCGCGTGCCGCAGCTGGCGGGCTGGAGCCGCCGCTTTGCCGGCCACCTGGAAACGGGCGCACCCTCGATCAGCGACCCGGCCATGGGCGGCATCGCCATCCTCGATCAGTACACGGTCTGA
- a CDS encoding PEP-CTERM sorting domain-containing protein, whose protein sequence is MTLVSKLARTSLAALGVAAAFNAHAVTAADLQGTWTGTWNITDWYDGETKVEGDPFSAAVTLVVTGLVGGAYGTVNVDVPDAIGEDYTGVITAIGPDAPGSAVQIDIAYPALFDGTAARLTGTLTGLTLTGLYEELNIPVENYVHWAGNITLTTPVPEPGSVALAVAGLGAVCWRQRRRLAAAA, encoded by the coding sequence ATGACGCTTGTCTCCAAGCTGGCTCGCACCAGCCTAGCCGCGCTGGGCGTGGCCGCCGCTTTCAACGCCCATGCCGTCACGGCCGCCGACCTTCAAGGCACCTGGACCGGAACCTGGAACATCACCGACTGGTACGACGGTGAGACCAAGGTGGAAGGTGATCCGTTCAGTGCGGCCGTCACCCTGGTGGTGACCGGACTGGTCGGGGGTGCCTACGGCACGGTGAACGTGGATGTGCCGGACGCCATCGGCGAGGATTACACGGGCGTCATCACGGCGATCGGGCCGGACGCCCCGGGGAGCGCCGTTCAGATCGACATCGCCTACCCTGCGCTGTTCGATGGGACGGCCGCCCGGTTGACCGGCACCCTCACGGGTCTGACGCTCACGGGCCTGTATGAGGAACTGAACATCCCGGTCGAGAACTACGTTCACTGGGCGGGCAACATCACGTTGACCACCCCGGTGCCGGAGCCGGGCAGCGTCGCCCTCGCCGTCGCGGGCCTGGGCGCGGTGTGCTGGCGCCAGCGCCGTCGTCTGGCGGCCGCTGCCTGA
- a CDS encoding M20 aminoacylase family protein produces the protein MSTTLPDLADRLLPDVARHTADIQALRRDLHAHPELCFEEVRTSDLVADTLTGWGVEVHRGLGKTGVVGVIQGRPGPRAIGLRADMDALPMTEHNTFAHASRHPGRMHACGHDGHTAMLLAAARHLASNRDFDGTVYLVFQPAEEGGGGAREMIRDGLFERFPMDAIFGMHNWPGLPAGTFAIKDGPCFASSNDFTIRIEGKGCHGAMPHLGIDPVPVACQLVQAFQTILTRNLKPVETGVISVTMIEAGEATNVIPEAVTMRGTVRTFTHEALDLIEQRMREITTQLCAAFGTQADFDFHRNYPPTINHPHETAFARQVMTEVVGPERVQAFEPTMGAEDFSFFLQHKPGAYFVIGNGDGAHREGGHGLGPCMLHNPSYDFNDALIPVGATFWVALARRWLNLGVGKLTSP, from the coding sequence ATGTCCACCACCCTGCCCGACCTTGCCGACCGACTGCTGCCCGATGTGGCCCGCCACACGGCCGACATCCAGGCCTTGCGCCGGGATCTGCACGCGCACCCGGAACTGTGCTTTGAAGAAGTGCGGACCAGCGACCTGGTGGCCGACACGCTGACGGGCTGGGGTGTCGAGGTGCACCGCGGCCTGGGCAAGACTGGTGTGGTGGGTGTGATTCAGGGCCGGCCCGGCCCGCGTGCGATCGGCCTGCGCGCCGACATGGACGCGCTGCCCATGACGGAGCACAACACCTTTGCGCACGCGAGCCGCCACCCGGGCCGCATGCACGCCTGCGGCCACGACGGGCACACGGCCATGCTGCTGGCGGCCGCCCGCCATCTGGCGTCGAACCGCGACTTCGATGGCACGGTGTACCTGGTGTTCCAGCCGGCCGAAGAAGGCGGCGGTGGCGCGCGCGAGATGATCCGCGATGGGCTGTTCGAGCGCTTCCCGATGGACGCCATCTTCGGCATGCACAACTGGCCGGGTCTGCCGGCTGGCACCTTCGCCATCAAGGACGGGCCCTGCTTCGCCTCGAGCAACGACTTCACGATCCGCATCGAGGGCAAGGGCTGCCATGGCGCCATGCCGCACCTGGGAATCGACCCGGTACCGGTGGCGTGCCAGCTGGTGCAGGCCTTCCAGACCATCCTCACGCGCAACCTGAAGCCCGTGGAGACGGGCGTGATCTCGGTGACGATGATCGAAGCGGGCGAGGCGACCAACGTGATCCCCGAGGCGGTGACGATGCGGGGCACGGTGCGCACCTTCACGCACGAGGCACTCGATCTGATCGAGCAGCGCATGCGCGAGATCACGACGCAGCTGTGCGCTGCCTTCGGCACCCAGGCGGACTTTGACTTCCACCGCAACTACCCGCCCACCATCAACCATCCCCATGAGACCGCATTTGCGCGGCAGGTGATGACCGAGGTGGTCGGGCCGGAACGCGTGCAGGCCTTCGAGCCGACGATGGGTGCCGAGGACTTCAGCTTCTTCCTGCAGCACAAGCCCGGGGCGTACTTCGTCATCGGCAATGGCGACGGGGCACACCGCGAAGGCGGGCACGGGCTGGGGCCCTGCATGCTGCACAACCCGAGCTACGACTTCAACGACGCCCTGATCCCGGTGGGCGCGACGTTCTGGGTGGCGCTGGCCCGTCGCTGGCTCAATCTGGGGGTTGGCAAGCTCACCTCACCCTGA
- a CDS encoding polyhydroxyalkanoic acid system family protein has protein sequence MSEVRYERDHTLGLEKARELAKEWANGAARQMGLECQHAEGAEQDVLTFERMGVTGTMTVTGTRFELVVKLGLMMAAFKPMIEAEVAKNLGRIIDKASGAQA, from the coding sequence ATGAGCGAAGTGCGTTACGAACGCGACCACACCCTGGGCCTGGAAAAGGCGCGCGAACTGGCCAAGGAATGGGCCAACGGTGCGGCACGGCAGATGGGGCTGGAGTGCCAGCACGCCGAAGGCGCCGAGCAGGACGTGCTGACTTTTGAGCGCATGGGGGTGACGGGCACGATGACCGTCACCGGCACGCGTTTCGAGCTCGTGGTGAAGCTCGGCCTGATGATGGCGGCCTTCAAGCCCATGATCGAGGCCGAGGTCGCGAAGAACCTCGGCCGCATCATCGACAAGGCGTCGGGCGCCCAGGCCTGA
- a CDS encoding acyl-CoA-binding protein, with translation MSDLQARFEQAVVESKQLTSKPDNNTLLQIYSLFKQGSTGDVQGDRPGMMDFVGRAKYDAWAALKGKGQAEAQQAYIDLIASLKARQG, from the coding sequence ATGTCTGACCTGCAAGCCCGTTTCGAACAGGCCGTCGTCGAATCCAAGCAACTGACCAGCAAGCCCGACAACAACACCCTGCTGCAGATCTACTCGCTGTTCAAGCAGGGCAGCACGGGCGATGTGCAGGGCGACCGCCCCGGCATGATGGACTTCGTGGGTCGCGCCAAGTACGACGCATGGGCGGCCCTGAAGGGCAAGGGCCAGGCCGAGGCGCAGCAGGCCTACATCGACCTGATCGCCTCGCTCAAGGCCCGCCAGGGCTGA
- a CDS encoding ABC transporter ATP-binding protein has translation MSAVSFQHISKSFVSAGRTVHALQDVSFDIGEGEFFGLLGPNGAGKTTLISILAGLARASKGTVRVQGHDVVSDYAAARRVLGVVPQELVFDPFFSVRETLRLQSAYFGLRRNDDWIDELLAHLGLSDKADANMRQLSGGMKRRVLVAQALVHRPPVIVLDEPTAGVDVELRQTLWQFIARLNKQGHAVLLTTHYLEEAEALCQRIGMLKQGQLVALDRTSALLARTASTMLRFKTDGALPPALADRARITGRIVQIPARDAAEVESVLATLRQAGCPVEDLEMGRADLEDVFLAIMHGRGAEASQEVHA, from the coding sequence ATGAGCGCCGTTTCCTTTCAGCACATCAGCAAGTCCTTCGTGTCGGCCGGTCGCACCGTCCACGCGCTGCAGGACGTCAGCTTCGACATCGGCGAAGGCGAGTTCTTCGGCCTGCTCGGCCCCAACGGCGCCGGCAAGACGACGCTGATCAGCATCCTGGCCGGGCTGGCCCGTGCCAGCAAGGGCACCGTGCGGGTGCAGGGCCACGATGTCGTGAGCGACTACGCCGCCGCCCGCCGTGTCCTGGGTGTCGTGCCGCAGGAGCTGGTCTTCGACCCCTTTTTCTCCGTGCGCGAGACGCTGCGCCTGCAAAGCGCCTACTTCGGCCTGCGCCGCAACGACGACTGGATCGACGAACTGCTCGCCCACCTGGGCCTGAGCGACAAGGCCGATGCCAACATGCGCCAGCTGTCGGGGGGCATGAAGCGCCGGGTGCTGGTGGCGCAGGCGCTGGTGCACCGCCCGCCGGTCATCGTGCTCGACGAGCCCACGGCCGGTGTCGACGTCGAACTGCGCCAGACGCTGTGGCAGTTCATCGCCCGCCTCAACAAGCAGGGGCACGCCGTGCTGCTCACCACCCACTATCTGGAAGAAGCCGAGGCCCTGTGCCAGCGCATCGGCATGCTCAAGCAGGGCCAGCTGGTGGCACTTGACCGCACCTCGGCCCTGCTGGCCCGCACTGCCTCCACCATGTTGCGCTTCAAGACCGACGGCGCCTTGCCTCCGGCCCTGGCCGACCGCGCCCGCATCACGGGCCGCATCGTGCAGATCCCGGCGCGTGACGCTGCCGAGGTGGAGTCCGTGCTGGCCACGCTGCGTCAGGCCGGCTGCCCGGTCGAAGACCTCGAAATGGGCCGCGCCGACCTGGAGGACGTGTTCCTCGCCATCATGCACGGCCGCGGTGCCGAGGCCTCGCAGGAGGTGCACGCATGA
- a CDS encoding ABC transporter permease, translating into MSWLDSIQGARPLFIKEVMRFWKVSFQTVGAPVLTAVLYLLIFGHVLEDHVEVFEGVSYTRFLVPGLVMMSVLQNAFANSSSSLIQSKITGNLVFVLLTPLSHRAWFVAYVGASLVRGLAVGAGVFLATVWFAPPGLAEPVWTLVFAVLGGTLLGALGLIAGLWADKFDQMAAFQNFIIMPMTFLSGVFYSVHSLPPFWQGISHLNPFFYLIDGFRRGFFGVSDVSPWLSLAVVGSAACGVSLVALRLLRTGYKIRS; encoded by the coding sequence ATGAGCTGGCTCGACTCCATCCAGGGCGCGCGCCCGCTTTTCATCAAGGAAGTGATGCGCTTCTGGAAGGTGAGCTTCCAGACCGTGGGCGCACCGGTCCTCACGGCCGTGCTTTACCTGCTCATCTTCGGCCACGTGCTGGAGGACCACGTCGAGGTGTTCGAGGGCGTGAGCTACACCCGCTTCCTCGTCCCCGGGCTGGTGATGATGAGCGTGCTGCAGAACGCGTTCGCCAACAGCTCGTCCTCGCTCATTCAGAGCAAGATCACCGGCAACCTGGTGTTCGTGCTGCTCACGCCGCTGTCGCACCGGGCGTGGTTCGTGGCCTACGTGGGTGCTTCGCTGGTGCGCGGGCTGGCCGTCGGCGCCGGCGTGTTTCTGGCCACGGTGTGGTTTGCGCCGCCCGGGCTGGCCGAGCCGGTGTGGACCCTGGTGTTCGCCGTTCTGGGCGGCACGCTGCTGGGCGCTCTGGGCCTGATCGCTGGTCTCTGGGCCGACAAGTTCGACCAGATGGCCGCCTTCCAGAACTTCATCATCATGCCGATGACCTTCCTGTCCGGCGTGTTCTATTCGGTGCACTCGCTGCCGCCGTTCTGGCAGGGCATTTCGCACCTCAACCCCTTCTTCTACCTGATCGACGGCTTCCGCCGCGGCTTTTTCGGCGTCAGCGACGTCAGCCCCTGGCTCAGTCTGGCGGTGGTCGGCAGTGCCGCATGTGGCGTCTCCCTCGTGGCGCTGCGCCTGCTGCGCACCGGCTACAAGATCCGCAGCTGA
- a CDS encoding BolA family protein codes for MANPTPTEVRDYIAQGLPCEHLEVDGDGQHFFATIVSAEFEGKSRIARHQRVYQALGDRMRAQIHALSMKTLTPAEWATPAK; via the coding sequence ATGGCCAATCCCACGCCCACCGAAGTCCGTGACTACATTGCCCAGGGCCTGCCCTGCGAACACCTTGAGGTGGACGGCGACGGACAGCACTTTTTCGCGACCATCGTCTCGGCCGAGTTCGAAGGCAAGTCCCGCATCGCACGCCACCAGCGGGTCTACCAGGCCCTGGGCGATAGAATGCGGGCTCAGATTCACGCGCTGTCGATGAAGACGCTGACCCCGGCCGAGTGGGCAACCCCGGCCAAGTGA